One window of Daphnia carinata strain CSIRO-1 chromosome 7, CSIRO_AGI_Dcar_HiC_V3, whole genome shotgun sequence genomic DNA carries:
- the LOC130695507 gene encoding mitochondrial potassium channel-like produces MSNKNVTEAFIHFVKSLPKKLPAKPVSGTVSTWMYHKNKQYEDIVGLSEVKAAQQRVLQSENKFIKSQEDRRDVQRKLSFVQQKLHELHMELDRVPRGDDKYLALITQEHSVMKEEKYLKEEVQQLEKEERENFAILSHTVRDSHEKERAQAEKTKYWSIIGSVLGTIVGVFGTTVNNRLKMKELRDLVESTTKNNQLLTDTEELSKQITLAIQQNSRASQGDKLQDFPEGKWKELKDSLLQLIQDECDSQKNVILQLSRQLETSLSPVDVNIGAVTKPSFVSQHDVETFFDQHTKHSNRLFAITVILIPTCTWALCKLFSM; encoded by the exons atgtcaaacaaaaatgtaacagAGGCCTTTATTCATTTTGTCAAATCTTTACCAAAAAAGCTACCAGCGAAACCTGTGAGTGGAACGGTTTCAACCTGGATGtatcataaaaataaacaatatgAGGATATTGTTGGTCTTTCAGAAGTAAAAGCAGCACAGCAACGAGTTTTGCAG tcagaaaacaaatttattaaGTCTCAAGAAGACAGAAGAGATGTACAAAGGAAATTAAGTTTTGTGCAGCAGAAGTTACATGAGCTACATATGGAATTAGATCGCGTTCCTAGAGGAGATGACAAATATCTTGCACTTATTACCCAGGAGCACTCGgtaatgaaagaagaaaaatatttaaaagaagaagttcagcaactagaaaaagaagaaagagaaaacttcGCTATCTTGTCACATACTGTGAGGGACTCGcatgagaaagaaagagcCCAAGCTGAGAAAACTAAGTATTGGTCAATTATAGGATCAGTTTTAGGTACCATTGTAGGTGTCTTTGGAACCACAGTCAATAATCGTTTAAAAATGAAGGAGCTCAGAGATTTGGTGGAAAGTACCACCAAAAACAACCAGCTGCTTACTGACACAGAGGAATTATCAAAGCAAATTACATTGGCGATACAGCAAAATTCTCGTGCATCACAAGGAGACAAGCTTCAAGATTTTCCAGAAGGAAAATGGAAGGAGCTAAAAGATTCTTTGCTACAATTGATACAAGATGAATGTGATAGCCAAAAAAACGTTATTTTACAACTAAGCCGACAGTTAGAAACTTCGCTCTCTCCAGTGGATGTAAATATTGGCGCAGTTACAAAGCCATCTTTCGTATCGCAGCATGATGTAGAAACTTTCTTTGATCAGCATACAAAGCATAGTAATCGGCTATTTGCGATTACTGTTATTTTAATTCCAACTTGCACTTGGGCGCTATGCAAGCTCTTCAGTATGTAA
- the LOC130695497 gene encoding delta(24)-sterol reductase-like produces MDTAVWKKRLIRLMEDNRGLIVLLFCLPASFVFDVALQLRNWFYRTVLSAPQRHDERVRQIQSKVRHCNDLPDSEKKKMCTARPNWLSLSTTFFRKDLCHKIPIPLYDILELNEEAMTVRVEPMVTVGDITRYLIPKGYTLAVTLEIADATLGGLAFGVGMTTYSHKVGLYQETIAAYDVVLGDGSLVRVTKDNEYSDLFHCLPWSHGTLGFLVALEVQIIPVKPYVKMEYIPIKGQKEYCDKIRELSGAMDKDKQTPDFVEATIFSKNEAVIMVGNFANVKNAQEEAQINHVARWYKPWFYKHVESFLNKPPTQEFIPLREYLLRHNRAIFWVVESMIPFGNNPVFRFLFGWLLPPKPAFLKFTTTPGIRAMTFTKQVFQDIVLPINVLEKQIDVSEEIFDAYPILVYPCRIYDHGPHTGQLRPPRPDQMCPGTNWGMFNDLGVYGVPGPVKRKQRFDAVAAMRKMEKFTRDVGGYPFLYADIFMDRKEFEEMFDLAAYERVRTKYHANGAFPHLYDKVKPEIDVIKVGKEYMDPL; encoded by the exons ATGGATACAGCTGTTTGGAAAAAGAGATTGATTCGCCTGATGGAGGACAATCGCGGTCTCATTGTTCTCT TGTTCTGCTTACCTGCTTCCTTCGTTTTCGATGTCGCTCTTCAGTTACGTAACTGGTTCTATCGTACCGTTTTGTCAGCTCCTCAACGTCATGACGAACGTGTTCGCCAGATTCAGTCTAAG GTGCGCCATTGCAACGATCTTCCCGattcagaaaagaagaaaatgtgcACTGCCCGGCCAAATTGGCTAAGCTTATCTACAACATTCTTCAGAAAA GATCTTTGTCACAAAATCCCTATTCCGTTGTACGACATTCTTGAACTAAATGAGGAAGCAATGACCGTGCGCGTTGAGCCCATGGTAACTGTTGGTGACATTACACGTTACCTAATACCCAAAG GTTATACATTGGCGGTGACTTTGGAAATTGCTGATGCTACCCTTGGAGGACTAGCATTTGGCGTTGGCATGACCACGTACTCACACAAG GTTGGATTATACCAAGAGACTATTGCTGCATATGATGTTGTGTTGGGAGATGGTAGCTTAGTCCGAGTGACTAAAGACAACGAATACTCGGATCTATTCCACTGCCTTCCGTGGTCGCACGGCACGCTAGGATTTCTTGT TGCCCTAGAAGTCCAAATCATTCCAGTGAAA CCTTATGTAAAAATGGAGTACATTCCAATCAAGGGACAAAAAGAGTATTGTGACAAAATACGTGAATTATCGGGAGCAATGGATAAAGACAAGCAA ACACCCGATTTTGTGGAGGCAACCATTTTCAGCAAAAATGAAGCGGTTATTATGGTCGGTAACTTCGCGAACGTTAAAAATGCACAAGAGGAAGCACAGATTAATCACGTTGCTCGTTGGTATAAACCGTGGTTTTACAAACACGTTGAAAGCTTCCTCAATAAGCCTCCAACCCAAGAATTTATTCCACTACGCGAGTATCTGTTACGGCACAATCGCGCCATTTTCTGGGTAGTCGAATCTATGATTCCTTTTGGTAACAATCCCGTTTTCAG ATTCTTGTTCGGATGGCTATTGCCTCCCAAACCTGCGTTCCTGAAATTCACTACAACACCGGGCATTCGTGCAATGACTTTTACCAAGCAG GTTTTTCAAGACATCGTCCTACCAATTAACGTactggaaaaacaaattgatgtTTCTGAAGAAATTTTCGACGCTTATCCTATTTTAGT ATACCCTTGCAGAATATATGATCACGGGCCCCATACTGGCCAACTACGTCCTCCTCGACCTGATCAAATGTGTCCTGGTACTAACTGGG GTATGTTTAATGACCTTGGCGTCTATGGAGTGCCAGGGCCGGTGAAGCGTAAGCAACGTTTCGATGCTGTCGCTGCCATGCGCAAAATGGAAAA ATTTACCCGTGACGTAGGAGGATATCCGTTCCTGTACGCCGATATCTTTATGGACCGAAAGGAATTTGAAGAGATGTTTGATCTCGCAGCTTATGAAAGAGTTCGTACTAAGTATCATGCCAACGGTGCGTTCCCTCACCTTTACGACAAG GTTAAACCGGAGATAGACGTCATCAAAGTTGGCAAAGAGTATATGGATCCTTTGTAG
- the LOC130695492 gene encoding C-1-tetrahydrofolate synthase, cytoplasmic-like isoform X2 yields MRSYILSDSKHQTLHCLRLFLNEVNFILRVEGQSRAQERTFTKVASNSFVFLKKFTTMEQTGQLLSGTEVAKNIRAGLSEQVKQLKEQYPGFTPGLNIIQVGAREDSNVYIRMKMKAAEEIGINATHVVLPSSTTQAELIRVLNKINLDPSVHGIIVQMPLDSVNKIDSTLITDSVLPSKDVDGLNTINQGKVAVGDLVSGFLPCTPNGCMELIKRTGIKIEGSQAVVIGRSKIVGTPAAELLKWHHATVTVCHSKTKNLSELVASADILVVGIGQPNMVKGEWIKQGAVVIDCGINSIADPSKTSGNRLVGDVDFEGAKTKASWITPVPGGVGPMTVAMLMKNTVLAAKKAVSKLANTKWNLSYLPLKLSEPVPRDIDIARSQTPKNIMELADEIGLSVADVEPYGATKAKVNIKILERLVDKPIGKYVIVCGITPTPLGEGKSTTTIGLSQAIGAHLNKNVFACVRQPSQGPTFGIKGGAAGGGYSQVIPMEEFNLHLTGDIHAITAANNLLAAQIEARMFHEATQSDKALYARLVPKDKGTRKFSAIQLKRLTKLGINKVDPDSLTEDEIRNFARLDIDPATITWQRVMDTNDRFLRKIRVGLSDTEKGHERDCQFDITVASEIMAVLALTTGYSDFRARLGQMVVASSKQGVPITADDLGASGALMVLLKDAIHPNLMQTLEGTPVFVHAGPFANIAHGNSSVLADQIALRLVGSDGFVLTEAGFGADIGMEKFMHIKCRASGLKPDVVVLVATVRALKMHGGGPQVVPGNPIPAAYIEPNCELVEKGFSNLKKHIENIRKFGLQVVVAINRFTTDSIDELSLLQGLCKDNGAFDAVVCSHWATGSQGAAALAEAVVKAAEQPSNFRYLYNLEQSIEEKIEVIAKEIYGAEKIEISPAAKVQIERYKSQGFNDFPICMAKTHLSLSHDPTLKGAPTGFTLPIREVRASVGAGFLYPLVGTMSTMPGLPTRPAIFDIDLNLETGNIEGLF; encoded by the exons ATGCGAAGTTATATCCTATCCGATAGTAAACACCAAACACTACATTGCCTAAGGTTGTTTTTAAACGAAGTGAACTTTATTCTACGTGTTGAAGGGCAAAGTCGAGCTCAAGAGAGGACATTTACG aaagtTGCATCAAACAGTTTTGTGttccttaaaaaatttacaacaATGGAGCAAACAGGACAGTTACTTTCTGGCACTGAGGTTGCAAA GAATATAAGAGCTGGTTTGAGTGAGCAAGTCAAGCAACTTAAAGAACAATACCCTGGTTTTACCCCAGGACTGAACATAATTCAGGTTGGTGCCAGAGAAGATTCAAATGTTTACatcagaatgaaaatgaaagctGCTGAAGAAATTGGCATTAATGCAACACATGTAGTACTACCCTCATCTACTACTCAAGCTGAG CTTATTAGGGTGcttaataaaattaatttggACCCTAGTGTTCATGGGATAATTGTGCAAATGCCACTTGATTCAGTGAACAAGATTGATTCCACCCTTATCACAGACTCTGTTCTTCCAAGCAAAGATGTGGATGGGTTAAACACAATAAATCAAGGGAAAGTGGCTGTAGGTGATCTGGTTTCTGGATTTCTACCTTGTACTCCAAATGGCTGCATGGAATTAATTAAAAG aacaGGGATAAAGATTGAAGGAAGCCAAGCCGTTGTCATTGGACGTTCGAAGATCGTTGGAACCCCTGCTGCCGAACTCCTGAAATGGCACCATGCAACTGTTACAGTTTGCCATTCGAAGACCAAAAATTTATCCGAATTG GTTGCTAGTGCAGATATACTAGTCGTGGGAATTGGTCAGCCGAATATGGTCAAGGGTGAATGGATTAAACAAGGAGCAGTTGTAATTGACTGCGGCATTAATTCGATTGCGG ACCCTTCAAAGACATCAGGTAATAGGTTGGTGGGCGACGTCGATTTTGAAggcgcaaaaacaaaagccagtTGGATTACTCCGGTTCCAGGTGGAGTTGGACCCATGACTGTAGCGATGCTGATGAAAAATACAGTTTTGGCTGCTAAAAAAGCTGTTTCCAAGCTGGCTAATACTAAATGGAATTTATCCTATTTACCGCTTAAACTAAGCGAACCAGTTCCACG AGACATTGACATAGCCCGTAGCCAAACACCCAAAAATATTATGGAATTAGCAGATGAAATTGGATTGTCTGTTGCGGATGTTGAGCCGTATGGCGCGACAAAAGCTAAAGTGAACATCAAAATTCTGGAACGATTGGTTGACAAGCCGATCGGAAAATATGTCATCGTTTGCGG AATAACTCCAACACCATTGGGAGAAGGAAAATCAACTACGACTATCG GGTTATCTCAAGCAATTGGCGCCCATTTGAACAAGAATGTGTTTGCTTGCGTCAGACAGCCTTCACAAGGGCCTACATTTGGAATCAAGG GTGGAGCAGCTGGTGGTGGATATTCTCAAGTAATTCCAATGGAAGAATTCAATCTTCATTTAACCGGTGACATCCATGCAATCACGGCTGCGAATAATCTTCTTGCTGCCCAAATTGAAGCCCGTATGTTTCACGAAGCTACTCAGTCTGATAAGGCCTTATATGCCCGCCTAGTACCGAAGGACAAAGGCACGCGCAAATTTTCAGCTATTCAA CTAAAGCGATTAACTAAATTGGGCATTAACAAAGTCGATCCTGATTCGTTAACTGAGGACGAAATACGGAATTTTGCTCGTCTCGATATTGATCCGGCAACTATAACTTGGCAAAGAG TTATGGATACCAATGACAGATTTTTACGCAAAATTCGAGTTGGACTAAGTGACACCGAAAAGGGACATGAGCGTGATTGCCAGTTTGACATTACTGTAGCAAGCGAAATAATGGCTGTACTAGCTTTAACCACAG GATACAGTGATTTCCGAGCCCGTTTGGGCCAAATGGTAGTGGCTTCTAGTAAACAAGGGGTACCAATCACTGCCGACGATTTG GGAGCAAGTGGGGCTTTAATGGTGCTGCTGAAAGATGCGATTCATCCAAATCTGATGCAAACTCTAGAGGGAACACCTGTCTTCGTTCATGCTGGACCTTTTGCAAATATCGCTCATGGAAATTCATCTGTGTTGGCAGATCAAATTGCTCTACGACTAGTTGGCAGCGACGGGTTTGTTTTAACAGAAGCTGGATTTGGGGCTGATATAG GAATGGAAAAATTCATGCATATCAAATGTCGTGCTTCCGGCTTGAAGCCAGATGTCGTCGTCTTGGTTGCTACAGTACGTGCCCTGAAAATGCATGGCGGTGGTCCTCAAGTAGTTCCAGGAAATCCCATCCCGGCCGCATACATCGAACCCAATTGTGAATTGGTGGAGAAGGGTTtctcaaatttgaaaaaacacaTAGAGAACATAAGGAAGTTTGGTCTACAAGTCGTTGTGGCAATCAATCGTTTCAC GACGGATTCCATAGATGAACTCAGTCTTCTCCAGGGCCTGTGTAAAGATAATGGAGCTTTTGATGCTGTAGTCTGCTCACACTGG GCAACAGGTAGTCAAGGAGCTGCAGCCTTAGCCGAAGCGGTCGTAAAGGCAGCTGAGCAGCCATCCAATTTCAG GTATTTGTACAACTTGGAACAATCAATCGAAGAGAAGATTGAGGTTATCGCTAAAGAAATTTATGGCGCtgagaaaattgaaatatctCCTGCAGCTAAAGTTCAGATCGAACGTTACAAGTCGCAG GGGTTCAATGACTTCCCAATTTGCATGGCGAAAACCCATTTATCGCTGTCGCACGACCCCACATTAAAAGGAGCACCCACTGGATTTACCCTGCCAATTCGTGAAGTTAGAGCAAGTGTCGGAGCCGGATTTTTGTACCCTTTGGTTGGAACG ATGAGTACAATGCCGGGTCTTCCAACTCGCCCAGCCATTTTTGACATCGACTTGAACTTGGAAACGGGCAACATTGAAGGCCTGTTCTAG
- the LOC130695492 gene encoding C-1-tetrahydrofolate synthase, cytoplasmic-like isoform X1, translated as MEQTGQLLSGTEVAKNIRAGLSEQVKQLKEQYPGFTPGLNIIQVGAREDSNVYIRMKMKAAEEIGINATHVVLPSSTTQAELIRVLNKINLDPSVHGIIVQMPLDSVNKIDSTLITDSVLPSKDVDGLNTINQGKVAVGDLVSGFLPCTPNGCMELIKRTGIKIEGSQAVVIGRSKIVGTPAAELLKWHHATVTVCHSKTKNLSELVASADILVVGIGQPNMVKGEWIKQGAVVIDCGINSIADPSKTSGNRLVGDVDFEGAKTKASWITPVPGGVGPMTVAMLMKNTVLAAKKAVSKLANTKWNLSYLPLKLSEPVPRDIDIARSQTPKNIMELADEIGLSVADVEPYGATKAKVNIKILERLVDKPIGKYVIVCGITPTPLGEGKSTTTIGLSQAIGAHLNKNVFACVRQPSQGPTFGIKGGAAGGGYSQVIPMEEFNLHLTGDIHAITAANNLLAAQIEARMFHEATQSDKALYARLVPKDKGTRKFSAIQLKRLTKLGINKVDPDSLTEDEIRNFARLDIDPATITWQRVMDTNDRFLRKIRVGLSDTEKGHERDCQFDITVASEIMAVLALTTGYSDFRARLGQMVVASSKQGVPITADDLGASGALMVLLKDAIHPNLMQTLEGTPVFVHAGPFANIAHGNSSVLADQIALRLVGSDGFVLTEAGFGADIGMEKFMHIKCRASGLKPDVVVLVATVRALKMHGGGPQVVPGNPIPAAYIEPNCELVEKGFSNLKKHIENIRKFGLQVVVAINRFTTDSIDELSLLQGLCKDNGAFDAVVCSHWATGSQGAAALAEAVVKAAEQPSNFRQINYLQNNLILLVFALNMPL; from the exons ATGGAGCAAACAGGACAGTTACTTTCTGGCACTGAGGTTGCAAA GAATATAAGAGCTGGTTTGAGTGAGCAAGTCAAGCAACTTAAAGAACAATACCCTGGTTTTACCCCAGGACTGAACATAATTCAGGTTGGTGCCAGAGAAGATTCAAATGTTTACatcagaatgaaaatgaaagctGCTGAAGAAATTGGCATTAATGCAACACATGTAGTACTACCCTCATCTACTACTCAAGCTGAG CTTATTAGGGTGcttaataaaattaatttggACCCTAGTGTTCATGGGATAATTGTGCAAATGCCACTTGATTCAGTGAACAAGATTGATTCCACCCTTATCACAGACTCTGTTCTTCCAAGCAAAGATGTGGATGGGTTAAACACAATAAATCAAGGGAAAGTGGCTGTAGGTGATCTGGTTTCTGGATTTCTACCTTGTACTCCAAATGGCTGCATGGAATTAATTAAAAG aacaGGGATAAAGATTGAAGGAAGCCAAGCCGTTGTCATTGGACGTTCGAAGATCGTTGGAACCCCTGCTGCCGAACTCCTGAAATGGCACCATGCAACTGTTACAGTTTGCCATTCGAAGACCAAAAATTTATCCGAATTG GTTGCTAGTGCAGATATACTAGTCGTGGGAATTGGTCAGCCGAATATGGTCAAGGGTGAATGGATTAAACAAGGAGCAGTTGTAATTGACTGCGGCATTAATTCGATTGCGG ACCCTTCAAAGACATCAGGTAATAGGTTGGTGGGCGACGTCGATTTTGAAggcgcaaaaacaaaagccagtTGGATTACTCCGGTTCCAGGTGGAGTTGGACCCATGACTGTAGCGATGCTGATGAAAAATACAGTTTTGGCTGCTAAAAAAGCTGTTTCCAAGCTGGCTAATACTAAATGGAATTTATCCTATTTACCGCTTAAACTAAGCGAACCAGTTCCACG AGACATTGACATAGCCCGTAGCCAAACACCCAAAAATATTATGGAATTAGCAGATGAAATTGGATTGTCTGTTGCGGATGTTGAGCCGTATGGCGCGACAAAAGCTAAAGTGAACATCAAAATTCTGGAACGATTGGTTGACAAGCCGATCGGAAAATATGTCATCGTTTGCGG AATAACTCCAACACCATTGGGAGAAGGAAAATCAACTACGACTATCG GGTTATCTCAAGCAATTGGCGCCCATTTGAACAAGAATGTGTTTGCTTGCGTCAGACAGCCTTCACAAGGGCCTACATTTGGAATCAAGG GTGGAGCAGCTGGTGGTGGATATTCTCAAGTAATTCCAATGGAAGAATTCAATCTTCATTTAACCGGTGACATCCATGCAATCACGGCTGCGAATAATCTTCTTGCTGCCCAAATTGAAGCCCGTATGTTTCACGAAGCTACTCAGTCTGATAAGGCCTTATATGCCCGCCTAGTACCGAAGGACAAAGGCACGCGCAAATTTTCAGCTATTCAA CTAAAGCGATTAACTAAATTGGGCATTAACAAAGTCGATCCTGATTCGTTAACTGAGGACGAAATACGGAATTTTGCTCGTCTCGATATTGATCCGGCAACTATAACTTGGCAAAGAG TTATGGATACCAATGACAGATTTTTACGCAAAATTCGAGTTGGACTAAGTGACACCGAAAAGGGACATGAGCGTGATTGCCAGTTTGACATTACTGTAGCAAGCGAAATAATGGCTGTACTAGCTTTAACCACAG GATACAGTGATTTCCGAGCCCGTTTGGGCCAAATGGTAGTGGCTTCTAGTAAACAAGGGGTACCAATCACTGCCGACGATTTG GGAGCAAGTGGGGCTTTAATGGTGCTGCTGAAAGATGCGATTCATCCAAATCTGATGCAAACTCTAGAGGGAACACCTGTCTTCGTTCATGCTGGACCTTTTGCAAATATCGCTCATGGAAATTCATCTGTGTTGGCAGATCAAATTGCTCTACGACTAGTTGGCAGCGACGGGTTTGTTTTAACAGAAGCTGGATTTGGGGCTGATATAG GAATGGAAAAATTCATGCATATCAAATGTCGTGCTTCCGGCTTGAAGCCAGATGTCGTCGTCTTGGTTGCTACAGTACGTGCCCTGAAAATGCATGGCGGTGGTCCTCAAGTAGTTCCAGGAAATCCCATCCCGGCCGCATACATCGAACCCAATTGTGAATTGGTGGAGAAGGGTTtctcaaatttgaaaaaacacaTAGAGAACATAAGGAAGTTTGGTCTACAAGTCGTTGTGGCAATCAATCGTTTCAC GACGGATTCCATAGATGAACTCAGTCTTCTCCAGGGCCTGTGTAAAGATAATGGAGCTTTTGATGCTGTAGTCTGCTCACACTGG GCAACAGGTAGTCAAGGAGCTGCAGCCTTAGCCGAAGCGGTCGTAAAGGCAGCTGAGCAGCCATCCAATTTCAGGCAAATTAACTACTTGCAAAATAACCTAATCTTACTAGTTTTTGCTTTGAACATGCCACTTTGA
- the LOC130695496 gene encoding uncharacterized protein LOC130695496: MLLLVQVFVVTSILIVHTHCLNIDEENITYTDIQSSNLYCHSSKKNTNGRKVVCDFRHTAAKLGNAVLLKENDGVQDEQLYLEVHNCSKLFISSAFYSWRRIFTSLHLTIGNVDDVEQEDVSEDFDQPLGGFISLALRNVKMNSLAPYLVSDTKVLQIDIQGCQIGIISENAFRNVDKLWQLRIVKSNISRIENRAMPNALLIEPRKVVNVDERKPFIFDETRFGTLESDAIQLNITEKNDYFNIISSQFLSILKGGIRISGSGHVLVVDSQFHQMDNDSVVINLRGADPETSHKLLAYSTLTLMGLDIFSVNVDNFLRNLQITNGEQYLMRLNFRFPGALSSVVTLDNNTLSHIWNPNRKMFVQNWTVVCNCHDIVNSLYALDDTGSGNENQDFENGTFSQMPGELDEAKPTEAFLTMVSSPNWPIPNELRCYKDDVNSVSMGEYSALFCTDNVEKTANTKHATLEPDQTSNNYDMRTMFWCLGITGGCVVVTAGIVCFVAIVRHRRKSCKIHNKKISAYRHNDVKQVGVISEDPICGCDEGEEESQL, from the exons ATGCTCTTGCTTGTGCAAGTGTTTGTGGTTACTTCAATTTTGATTGTCCACACGCATTGTCTGAATATTGACGAGGAGAACATTACATATACGGACATCCAATCTTCCAACCTATATTGCCattcatccaaaaaaaatactaatgGGAGAAAAGTTGTTTGTGATTTCCGCCACACG GCCGCAAAGTTGGGGAACGCAGtccttttaaaagaaaatgatggagTGCAAGATGAACAATTGTACCTAGAGGTTCACAACTGTTCCAAACTTTTCATTTCGTCTGCATTCTATTCGTGGAGGCGTATATTTACCTCACTGCATCTGACAATCGGAAATGTCGATGACGTCGAGCAAGAAGACGTGTCAGAAGATTTTGATCAACCTCTCGGTGGTTTCATCA GTTTGGCTTTAAGAAATGTGAAAATGAATTCGTTGGCACCGTACTTGGTTTCCGACACCAAGGTTCTGCAGATTGACATTCAAGGATGTCAAATTGGcattatatctgaaaatgctTTCCGCAACGTGGATAAATTGTGGCAGCTAAGGATTGTGAAATCCAACATAAGCCGGATCGAAAACCGTGCCATGCCGAATGCATTACTTATAGAGCCCCGGAAAGTCGTCAACGTAGACGAGCGAAAGCCATTCATTTTCGACGAAACACGTTTTGGGACCCTTGAATCGGATGCCATTCAGTTAAACATAACggagaaaaatgattatttcAACATAATCAGTTCTCAGTTTCTCAGCATTTTGAAAGGGGGAATTCGCATTTCGGGTTCGGGTCATGTTTTGGTGGTTGACTCGCAATTTCACCAAATGGATAATGATTCGGTTGTCATTAATCTTCGAGGAGCAGATCCTGAAACCTCTCATAAACTATTAGCCTATTCTACTCTGACTTTGATGGgccttgatattttctctgTGAATGTCGATAATTTCCTTCGTAACTTGCAAATCACGAATGGTGAGCAATATTTAATGCGCCTTAACTTTCGCTTTCCTGGTGCCCTTTCTTCTGTCGTCACTTTGGACAATAACACGTTATCCCACATTTGGAATCCTAatcgaaaaatgtttgtacAAAACTGGACAGTTGTTTGCAATTGTCACGATATTGTTAATAGTTTATACGCGTTAGATGATACTGGTTCCGGAAATGAAAACCAAGACTTCGAAAATGGGACATTTTCTCAGATGCCGGGCGAACTAGATGAAGCAAAACCAACTGAGGCCTTCTTAACCATGGTTTCGTCTCCCAATTGGCCAATCCCTAACGAGCTGAGATGTTATAAAGATGATGTAAACTCGGTTAGCATGGGCGAGTACAGTGCCCTATTTTGCACTGATAATGTGGAAAAAACAGCGAATACGAAACATGCAACTTTAGAACCAGATCAAACATCAAATAATTACGACATGCGAACGATGTTTTGGTGCCTCGGAATCACGGGAGGTTGTGTTGTTGTTACCGCCGGAATCGTGTGTTTCGTTGCTATTGTAAGACACCGAAGAAAAAGCTGCAAGATCCATAACAAGAAAATTTCTGCCTACCGCCACAATGATGTTAAACAAGTGGGTGTTATCAGTGAAGATCCAATATGTGGATGTGacgaaggagaagaagagagTCAATTATAA